In the Stakelama saccharophila genome, CCGGTATCCTGGTCCGCGCGAAAGGCGATCGCTGGACCTTCCGCCCTGCCCCGCCGCGGCGATCACACTGATCGGCGTTGTTCCATTGCCATTAACCTGACTCTGCCTATCTTGGAGGTCAGGAAAGGTTACACCACGCATGAGCGACGACAACAACAAGCCCGACCCGAACGGGGGCGGCGGCAATCCCTGGATGAAGAGCCTGCTGATCTGGGTCGGCATTCTGGTGGCACTGGCGCTGTTCGTGACGCTGTTCGACAGCCGGACATCACCGGCCGCGAACGACAGCATCGCCTATTCGACCTTTCTCGACCGGGTCGAACAGTCCGAGGTGAAGGAAGTGAGCGTCTCCGACGGCGTCATCACCGGCACCATGGCGGACGGCGACACGTTCCGCACCAACGCACCCAATGATCCGCAGCTCATTCCCACGCTGCGCCAGTCCGGCGTCACGATCAACGTGAAGCCGCCGGAACAGGGTTCGCTGTGGCAATATCTATTGGTCCAGTCGCTGCCCTTCCTGCTGTTCCTCGGCATCGCCTTTTTCGTCGTTCGGCAAATGCAGAAGAATTCCGGATCCGGCGCAATGGGCTTCGGCAAGAGCCGCGCGCGCATGCTGACGCAGAAAGAGGGCAAGGTCACGTTCGAGGATGTCGCCGGCATCGACGAGGCGCGCGAGGAGTTGCAGGAGATCGTCGAATTCCTGAAGGACCCCACCAAGTTCGCCAAGCTGGGCGGCAAGATCCCCAAGGGCGCGCTGCTGGTCGGCTCGCCCGGCACCGGCAAGACGCTGCTCGCCCGCGCCATCGCGGGGGAAGCGGGCGTGCCCTTCTTCACCATTTCCGGTTCCGACTTCGTCGAGATGTTCGTCGGCGTCGGCGCGAGCCGCGTGCGCGACATGTTCGAACAGGCCAAGAAATCGGCGCCGTGCATCGTCTTCATCGACGAGATCGACGCCGTCGGCCGGCATCGCGGCGCGGGGCTCGGCAACGGCAATGACGAACGCGAGCAGACGCTCAACCAGCTCCTCGTCGAAATGGACGGGTTCGAGGCGAATGAGGGCATCATCATCGTCGCCGCGACCAACCGGCCCGACGTGCTCGACCCCGCCCTGCTGCGTCCCGGCCGGTTCGACCGCCAGGTCACCGTGCCGCGCCCCGATATCGACGGCCGCGTCAAGATCCTGCAGGTGCACATGAAGAAGGTGCCGCTGGCGCCCGATGTGGACGCCCGCGTGATCGCCCGCGGCACGCCGGGCTTTTCAGGCGCGGACCTCGCCAACCTGGTGAACGAGGCGGCATTGATCGCCGCGCGCCGGTCCAAGCGCCTGGTCGCGATGAGCGAGTTCGAGGACGCCAAGGACAAGGTCATGATGGGTTCCGAACGGAAATCCATGGTGATGACCGACGATGAAAAGCGCATGACCGCCTATCACGAGGCCGGCCACGCTATCGTCGCGCTGCACGAGCCGGCGTCGGACCCGATCCACAAGGCGACGATCATTCCGCGCGGGCGTGCGCTGGGCATGGTCATGCGCCTGCCGGAGCGGGACAGCTACAGCTATCACCGCGACAAGATGTACGCGAACCTCGCCGTGTCCATGGGCGGCCGCATCGCCGAGGAGATCATCTTCGGCTATGACAAGGTGTCGTCGGGCGCCTCGAGCGACATCCAGTATGCGACGAAGCTTGCCCGCGACATGGTCACGCGCTGGGGCATGTCCGACAAGATGGGGCCGCTGATGTATTCGGAGGGCGAGGAGGAGGTTTTCCTCGGCTATTCGCGCAACCAGAACAGCACCATGTCCGACGAGACCGCGAAAGCGATCGACGAGGAAATCCGCCGCATCGTCGACGAAGGCTATAACCGCGCGAAGACGTTGCTGACGAAGCATATCGATCAGTTGCACACGCTGGCAGGCGCGATGCTCGAATATGAGACCCTGACGGGTGACGAGATCAAGCGGCTGATCGCCGGCGAAGAGATCGGACGCGAGGCGATCGGCCCCGAAACGGCGAAGCTTCCCGTCGGCGGAACGTCGATTCCGAAAACCAAGCGGCCGAAGGGACCTTTCGGCAGACCCAGTCCCCAGGGGGCCTGAGAGGCGTCCCACGGACGGCAGGTCCGGGGAAAGCGCTTCTTGGGGTGGATCCGGCTGCGCCGTAGCCGCGCACATCCGGTCTGCCTGAATGGATCGCTGGCACTGTCGCGAAAGACGGGCGCTTCAGCGCTGGCCGGAGCCCGGGCCTCACATAGGGACCGTGGTCGAGGCCAGCCGCCGGCGTACGAGGGACGGCGGAAAAGAACATCCGGTGCATCCCGGTATCTGTTGCCAATCTGTTCCGTGTGCGCGACAAGGACGCCGTGGCCGACTTTCCCTATCCCGCGCTGCACGCCAGCCATGCCGGTGCGTGGATCGCCGCACCGGATGGCGAAACGCGATCGGTCGGGCGCGGTGAGGCGATCCGGATAGCGGCGGATACGCCGGTGCTGATACTGAATGCACCGCTCGTCGGACAGCGGCTCGGCTATGGCGACCTGTCGGGGCTCGACATTCTCGAACTCTTCGCCTTTCTCCATCCCGCGCGTTTCATGGTGCCGACGCCGAGAGGCCTGGCGAAAACGCTCGGTCTGGCGCCGCCCGCCGACGACGCCGCGGTTGCGGCATTCTTGCGCGAAGCCGCGGCCAGGCTGCTCGCCGTGCCGGAGGGCGACTGGCCGGAGCGGGAGGGGGCATGGACGGCCGGACAGTCGCTGATGCGGCTGCGCTGGCCCTGGGCGCCCGCGTTGCTGCCGCTGATCGAAAAGCCCCAGCGTGCCGAGCGCTGGCTGTTTTCGAAGCTGCCCGAATGGGAGGAGAGCGCGGCACGCCCCGCCCCGCGCACCATAACCCTCGGCGATGCCGAAATCGAGGAACGGCTCGACCGGCTCACCGGGCACGGCGCCGAGCGGCGCGAAGGGCAGCGCAGCTATGCCGCCGCCACCGCACACGCCTTTGCGCCGCGCGACATGCGCGATTCGCCCAATCTCGTGCTCGCCGAGGCGGGAACGGGTATCGGCAAGACGCTCGGCTATCTGACGCCGGCTTCGCTGTGGTCGGAACAGGCGGGCGGCGCGGTGTGGGTGTCGACCTTCACCAAAGCGTTGCAGCGGCAATTGGGGCACGAAACCGAGCGGCTGTTTCCCGATCCTGAGGAACGCCGCACACGCGTCGTCACGCGCAAGGGACGCGAAAACTATCTCTGCCTGCTCAACCTCGAGGATGCGTTGCAGGGCGGCTTCGCCGGGCGCGCGGCAATCCTGGCGCAGCTCGTCGCGCGTTGGGCGGCCTATA is a window encoding:
- the ftsH gene encoding ATP-dependent zinc metalloprotease FtsH; its protein translation is MSDDNNKPDPNGGGGNPWMKSLLIWVGILVALALFVTLFDSRTSPAANDSIAYSTFLDRVEQSEVKEVSVSDGVITGTMADGDTFRTNAPNDPQLIPTLRQSGVTINVKPPEQGSLWQYLLVQSLPFLLFLGIAFFVVRQMQKNSGSGAMGFGKSRARMLTQKEGKVTFEDVAGIDEAREELQEIVEFLKDPTKFAKLGGKIPKGALLVGSPGTGKTLLARAIAGEAGVPFFTISGSDFVEMFVGVGASRVRDMFEQAKKSAPCIVFIDEIDAVGRHRGAGLGNGNDEREQTLNQLLVEMDGFEANEGIIIVAATNRPDVLDPALLRPGRFDRQVTVPRPDIDGRVKILQVHMKKVPLAPDVDARVIARGTPGFSGADLANLVNEAALIAARRSKRLVAMSEFEDAKDKVMMGSERKSMVMTDDEKRMTAYHEAGHAIVALHEPASDPIHKATIIPRGRALGMVMRLPERDSYSYHRDKMYANLAVSMGGRIAEEIIFGYDKVSSGASSDIQYATKLARDMVTRWGMSDKMGPLMYSEGEEEVFLGYSRNQNSTMSDETAKAIDEEIRRIVDEGYNRAKTLLTKHIDQLHTLAGAMLEYETLTGDEIKRLIAGEEIGREAIGPETAKLPVGGTSIPKTKRPKGPFGRPSPQGA